AATTGAAGTTTCTGCTCGATCTGTTCAAGCAAAGTCAAGCTGACCTTGAAATTAAAACGGGCGATTGCCTCGTTCAAACTATCCAGATCTGCATCGATACCACGCCCTCGCAACTGGGGGACCAACGCACGGAATTGCTCGACTACCTTAAAACTGCCATTGGATAAACCCTCCCGTAATTCTTCCTGCCACCCGTCTGGTAAGGGGTGAATATCCGTAGGCGGGGCGGCCTGACGTTCGATATCAGCCAAATGTTCGACAACCCGTTGGCCCGCATCACGGACCTTAGCCAATTTCTCTCCGAGACGCCACAAGCGCGACTCCTCGATCGCGCCGGTTTCTTCCAATTCCTTTTCACAGGCAATGGTCAGGTCGTGCAGCGCCCGGGCGGAAATAGTCCCCGCTGCCCCCTTGAAGCGATGTAAAAAACGTCGAGCCTCTTCCGTCTTACCTGCCTCGAGTAATTCTCTTAGGGTAGCATCGACACCCACATGGTGTTTACTGAATGACACAATGAGTCGAGCCAACAACGATTCATCACCATCGAGTCGTTGTAATCCCTGCGCCATGTCAATCCCTGGGAGGGTATCGGGAAGAAGGGGCCCAGTCTTTCGTTCAAGGGGCAACGGAGTGGTTTCTACAATGGTCGCTATTGCCGCCAGGGCAACTCGCGTTGGTTGTAATCTTGCTAATAACGTATACAACCCATTCACATCGACGGGCTTGGTTAGATAATCGTTCATCCCCAAGGCGAGACACCGATCCTTTTCCGATTTGATGGCATGCGCCGTCATCGCCACAATCGGTAAGGCCTCGGCGGTAAAGTGCTGACGCAGTAATTCAGTGGCCTTATAGCCATCCATGATGGGCATTTGAAGATCCATAAATACCACATCGTAGTGTTCTCCCGCGTCGATCAATTGTTTCACTGCTTCTTGGCCGTTTTCCGCACGTCTTGCTATTACCCCGACCTTGGCCAGAATTCCTTCCGCCACCTGCCAATTAAGATCGTGATCCTCAACGATGAGCACGCGCATTCCTTGGAGGTTTAGATCAATAGCCTGCGATGCAGCCTTAGGCAAATGTGAACGCCGTTCGCGCGGGTAGTCAACCCCAAAAAGATCAACCAGTACATTCAATAATGCTGAGGGAGAAACCGGTTTCAGTAGGAATTTCTCGATCCCTGCCTGTTGTGCTTGATCGATGATTTCCTGCCACCCAAAAGCGGTCATCATGACGATAGTTGGCTGAACGAGTTGATGATCGGCACGAATTTTCCGAGCCGTCTCCAGACCATCCATGCCCGGCATTCTCCAATCCAATAGGACAATCTGATAGGAGTTCTCGCTAACGATAGTAGTTTGTTTTAGTTCCCGCAGGGCCTCCTCGCCGGAATTGACCGAGTGCACCGCAAGACCAAAGTCCTGGAGAATCCCTGTGAAAATCTCGCAAGCATTGAGATTATCATCAACGACTAATACGCGCAGTTTCGGTAGTGTCGAAGACAATTGCAACCGACGATATTGCGATGGCTGTGCTGATTTGGCGAAGACCACAGTAAAACTAAAGCAGCTCCCTTGTTCTGGGGTACTCACTACTTCAATATTTCCCCCCATCATCGTAATCAACCGTTTACAGATCGCGAGTCCGAGTCCAGTGCCACCGTAATGACGGGTGGTCGAGGTATCTGCCTGACTAAAGGCTTGGAATAGTTTTCCGATCTGCTCTTGCGTGAGACCGATCCCCTGGTCTTGTACGGAAAAGTGGAGGGTAGTATGTTGGGGGGTGCTACTAACCTCTTGGATCTGGTAGACAATATTCCCTTTTGTGGAAAATTTGACAGCATTGGTTCCTAGATTAAGCAAAACCTGTTCAAGCCGTAACGGATCGCCAACCAGAATGCGCGGGACCGCTATCGGTACATCGAAGAGTACCTCCAGCCCCCGTTCTTCTGCTCTGAACGAAACCATGGCAGAGATTTTTTCCAGGACTTCATCGAGATCAAAAGTAATCTGTTCCAGTCCTAGCTGTCCCGCTTCAATCTTGGAAAAATCAAGGATGTCATCAATAATCCCGAGCAACGATTGAGCTGCGGCCTGGATCTTGCGCATCTGGTCACGCTGGAGGGGGTCGAGTCGCGTTTGGGCAAGGAGATGACCCATGCCAATGATCGTATTCATCGGGGTCCGAATCTCGTGGCTCATATTGGCCAGAAATTCGCTCTTGGCGACATTGGCCCGTTCCGCAGCCTTCGCTGCCTCGAGCTCAGTAATATCACGAAATACCATTACTTGACCGCTGATCGCGCCATTGACCAAAATTGGCGTAACGGTAAAGTCGGCAAGAAAAGAGGTACCATCACGCCGCCAAAAGGTTTCAATATCGCGATGCTGAATCAAACATTTGTCTAGTTGGGAATGGGCAAGACAATCTTCTCGAGGATAGGGAGTCCCATTCGGATGGGAGTGATGACAACAATCGTGAAATATCTTACCAATCAGTTCACTAGGCATCCAACCGAGAATTCGGCTGGCCGCTGGATTGGCAAAGATAATATGACCGGTTTGATCGAGCCCACAAATGCCCTCGCCTACTGTATCAAGGAGGAGTTGATTCTGGGTGTTGAGACGGCGAATAGCCTCATCGGCCTGTTTACGATTGGTAACATCGACGATCGAGACGATTAGATAGCGATGCTGATTGAATTCCATCGGACTGAGCGCTATGTCCACTGGAAATTCGCTGCCATCGGCGCGTAATCCATAGAAATCACCAATCTCTCCCAGGATACGATGCGTAGGCCGGAGTGAGTATTGGCGACGGAGGGTATGGTATTTTTTGTGAAGACGTTTGGGAATTAACTCTTCAAGCAATAACCAGAGCATCATTTCACGCGAATAACCGAAACACCTCTCTGCTACCGCATTGACGCGCATGATCCTACCTGACACATTGATCAGTAACAGACCCGCCGGGGCAGTTTCGAATAAGGTATTAGCAAAGGCTTCGCGTTGTTGGAGCTGTTCTTGCAGGACGCTTAACTGGGCGGTCCGTTTCTGTACCAGACTTTCCAGGTGTTGACGGTAGTGTGTCAATTCATCGTTGGCAGTTACCGTTTCCCGTGAGGTAGCGCGAATGGCTTGGGCGACTTCGGTAATCTCATCGAGGTGACGCCCTTGGGCCTGTGTAAGGTATTCTTCTAGGGCGGTGGTAACCTGTCGTGAGACGGAAAATTCTTCCACTGCTCTGCCCAATGCAGTGACGCGCTTGGTTTGACGCAAGAGCCAAAGACCAATGATAAGCCAAAGGATCAAACCATCGAGAATTGGGATCGCACTCATTCCCAGGATTAATTCGCTGGTCGAGAATAAAGTAATTTCTGGAGATTCCAGACGAATCTGAATGCTCTCATCATTTTTTCTCATCCAATCTAAATAGAAAGATTCGTGTGATGTCTCTGAGAGATTCTGTTCCAATCGCTCCAATGCGGTTTGGCCAGCAGAACTGGCAATGGGATGGCCATTATGGTATACGGTGAGGATGACCTCATTGGTGCTGATTTGATACAAAACACTATGACTGATCTGAAAGAACAACGCAAAACGACCATTACCCTCCTTCTCTCCGAGCCAAACAGGGATCTGAAATACGCGATAGAGTTGTTTATCCGTGGGGTCTAGATAATAACCGTTTTCTTTCTCTGGGCGGAGGGGAATCATCGACAGCGCGAGATTATTACCAAAATCGAATAGTTTCTGTCCCTCTAAATTTTGGATGAGTAGATACTGAAAGCGTCGATCCATCCCTTGGATGGTGAGGAAGGCATTGAGATTCGTTTCGCGGGTTGCTGGTTCATTCAGGATACGACTGAATTCGATGCTTGTTTTTATATTTTGGGTCTGAATCTCCCATTCGCGATCAATCTGGAACAAGCGACTTTTGTAAAAGGTGGCGAGCCCCTCAGCACGTGCATGGGTAGTCTTGTGGAGTGCAACTTGATAAATAACGGTTGTGGTCAGGGCGATCAATGTGACAAATAGGGCAATACTTACTGCTAATCGGATCGCTGCTTGCCGAGAGATAGATTTTCGGTTTATCACGGATTTCGTCCAACCCAATGGTCATCGATCATACTATTGACCAGGAGACTCTGAAGGTTATCCTCGCCACCGGCATGAAAAAAATAGTCGGTTTCTTGGAGTTGCCGGTTGGAGAAACTACCGTCACGGCTGAAGGCATTGGGATATTTCTTGAGAGAAAAAACTAGGGCATCGTGTTCCTGAGGATCAGTGATCTCCAGGGCATCTACTATTTGTTCTGGGGTGTGACTCGAGATCCATGCCAGGGTTTTCTTCAGAATACGCACCATAGTGGCGACCTTTTTTGGGGTCTGGGCGATCATATCATTACGCGTTGCCAGGGCGGCGTGGAGAAAGTGAGTTCCTTGTATTCCGGTTACAGTCGAGGACTCCGCCAGATTGGCTAAATAGAAGACATGGCCTTCCGCCAAGAGGCGCGAGGCGAATGGTTCGCTACCCATGATCGCATCCACTGCACTGGAGATAACCAACGCAGATATTTCCACCCAATTTTGACCAGCAGAGACTAGGTGTACTGCATCTGGTACAACACCGTCGGAGCGGAGTAGTAATTCTGCCAGTTGTTGAGAACTGGTTTTACTGGACGAGGTACTGGGATGTACCCCGATTACTTTTCCCTTAAGGTCAGCAATGCGCTTCACCTGCTCCTTAAGAGCGGATCGAACCATAAGTACGAAAAGAGGCGCATCATTCACCGCAGCAATTAGCACGACATCGCCACCGTTACTCCGCAAAGACATTTGTGCCGGAACCCCAGCTACCGCAAAATCAGTATCACGGGTATTCAAATTATTGAGTGCTGCCGCACTTCCCCCAGTGTAGAGGATTCGGAGGTGGACCCCCTCTGCCTGGTCGGCACCGATCTTGGGAATCAGATCAACAGGTAAATAGGGAAGGGAGCGTGGTCCGGGGACACTAATCGTAATACGCTCTCCCCCCTGACAGGGGGACGAAGGTAAAATGAGTCCAAATATCATTATCCAAAAGAAACCATGCGTAACTGATATCATAACTTATTTTTTAAATGTACCCAAAAGAGATAAAGACGTTCGTAGACGGAAGACCTAAAGATTTCCTCACGTAGCCTCTCTAGGGAGATCGTAATCTTGATAATAGAATTGATTACGCCCCATCTGTTTTGCCAGATAGAGTCGACGATCGGTTTCTTCCAGAAGTTGTGCTGGGGTGTTTGTCATTTCCGGAACAGAGACCGCTACCCCCATGCTCACGGTAAGAAAGGGGGAGACTTTGGATTTCTTATGAAGGATAGACAATCCCAAGATTCCCCTCTGAATCTTTTCGGCCAGATGAATTGCACCAATTAGGTGAGTTTCCGGCATAATGCAACAAAACTCTTCACCGCCATAACGAGCCACCAGATCCGTGGAGCGTTCTAGGGTTCCTTGCAGTAATCCAGCAACACGACGTAGACAACGATCACCCTCCTGGTGACCATAATAATCATTGTAATCCTTGAAGTAATCGATATCGAGCAGGATCAGGGATAAAGGGGTTGTTCCAGCGCGAACGCAACGCCGCCATTCTTTTTCAAGAAACTCATCCAGTCGACGCCGGTTGGCAATACCGGTCAAGGCATCCAAGGTAGCCAACGAACGGAGGAGATCGTTCTTGTGTTTGAGATCGAGGTGGGTTTTGACGCGTGCCCGCAGAGTTACGGGATTTACCGGCTTGATTACGTAATCGACCCCCCCCGCGTGGAAGCCTTCGCTTTCATGTTCGGTATCAGACATCGCGGTAACAAAGATTACCGGAATATCCCGGGTTGCCTCCTCAGCCTTAAGCCTGGTACAAACTGCATAACCACCTAATTCCGGCATCATCACGTCGAGGAGGATCAGATCCGGTTGCTGCGATACCGCCAGTGCTAACCCAGTCTCACCGTCAGTGGCGACCAGAACCTGATAGTCATTGCTTAATAATCTCCCCAAGACTTCCAGATTATTAGGTTCATCGTCCACCACCAAGATCTTTGCCCCTGCCTTAGTTTCGCTCATGATCGCGCTCCTCTCGTTTTTCAAAACGTTCGGCAATGCGTGCAAGCCACACCAAACCAGTTTTGAAATCGAAACATGATAGCGCCTGGCTCAAACCAGCGATTTCTGGTTCAAGGCCCAGTGATTGTAATTGAGGGGTCAGTGCGCGGAATTGTTCAATCACCTTGAAACTACCACTGGATAAACCTTCACGTAATTCCTCTAGCCAGTCAAGAGGCAATGGAGAGAGATTGGTCGTAGGATTAGTTTGACGTTCGATATTGGCCAAATATTCGACAACCCGCTGGCCCGCCTCTTGGACCTTGGCTAATTTCTCTCCAAGACGTTGTAGGCGTGATTCCTCAATGGCGCCGGTTTCCTCTAGCTCTTTTTCGCAGGCGGTGGTCAAGTCGTGTAGAGTTCGTGCAGAAATGGTTCCAGCAGCCCCCTTGAACCGATGCAAGAAGCGTTTGACCTCCTCAGTCTTACCGGCGTCAAGCAATTCTCTCAGCGTAGCATCAACCCCCACGTGGTTTTTGCTGAATGCCACAATCAATCGAGCCAATAACGGTTCGTCGCCGTCGAGTCGCTGTAATCCCTGTGCCATATCAATCTCTGGCAGGGTATTGGGGAGAAACGTGGTAGATTTCTGTGTGGTAGTTGGTAGGGTTGTTTCCATCATTATTGGTAGCACAGCCGAATCAAGTCCAGGTTGCTTAAATCTGGTCAGTAGGGTATACAATCCATTTACATCCACGGGCTTAGTCAGATAATCATTCATCCCCAAAGCGAGGCAGCGCTCCTTTTCAGATTTTATGGCGTGGGCCGTCATCGCCACGATGGGT
Above is a window of Gammaproteobacteria bacterium DNA encoding:
- a CDS encoding two-component system, sensor histidine kinase and response regulator, whose product is MINRKSISRQAAIRLAVSIALFVTLIALTTTVIYQVALHKTTHARAEGLATFYKSRLFQIDREWEIQTQNIKTSIEFSRILNEPATRETNLNAFLTIQGMDRRFQYLLIQNLEGQKLFDFGNNLALSMIPLRPEKENGYYLDPTDKQLYRVFQIPVWLGEKEGNGRFALFFQISHSVLYQISTNEVILTVYHNGHPIASSAGQTALERLEQNLSETSHESFYLDWMRKNDESIQIRLESPEITLFSTSELILGMSAIPILDGLILWLIIGLWLLRQTKRVTALGRAVEEFSVSRQVTTALEEYLTQAQGRHLDEITEVAQAIRATSRETVTANDELTHYRQHLESLVQKRTAQLSVLQEQLQQREAFANTLFETAPAGLLLINVSGRIMRVNAVAERCFGYSREMMLWLLLEELIPKRLHKKYHTLRRQYSLRPTHRILGEIGDFYGLRADGSEFPVDIALSPMEFNQHRYLIVSIVDVTNRKQADEAIRRLNTQNQLLLDTVGEGICGLDQTGHIIFANPAASRILGWMPSELIGKIFHDCCHHSHPNGTPYPREDCLAHSQLDKCLIQHRDIETFWRRDGTSFLADFTVTPILVNGAISGQVMVFRDITELEAAKAAERANVAKSEFLANMSHEIRTPMNTIIGMGHLLAQTRLDPLQRDQMRKIQAAAQSLLGIIDDILDFSKIEAGQLGLEQITFDLDEVLEKISAMVSFRAEERGLEVLFDVPIAVPRILVGDPLRLEQVLLNLGTNAVKFSTKGNIVYQIQEVSSTPQHTTLHFSVQDQGIGLTQEQIGKLFQAFSQADTSTTRHYGGTGLGLAICKRLITMMGGNIEVVSTPEQGSCFSFTVVFAKSAQPSQYRRLQLSSTLPKLRVLVVDDNLNACEIFTGILQDFGLAVHSVNSGEEALRELKQTTIVSENSYQIVLLDWRMPGMDGLETARKIRADHQLVQPTIVMMTAFGWQEIIDQAQQAGIEKFLLKPVSPSALLNVLVDLFGVDYPRERRSHLPKAASQAIDLNLQGMRVLIVEDHDLNWQVAEGILAKVGVIARRAENGQEAVKQLIDAGEHYDVVFMDLQMPIMDGYKATELLRQHFTAEALPIVAMTAHAIKSEKDRCLALGMNDYLTKPVDVNGLYTLLARLQPTRVALAAIATIVETTPLPLERKTGPLLPDTLPGIDMAQGLQRLDGDESLLARLIVSFSKHHVGVDATLRELLEAGKTEEARRFLHRFKGAAGTISARALHDLTIACEKELEETGAIEESRLWRLGEKLAKVRDAGQRVVEHLADIERQAAPPTDIHPLPDGWQEELREGLSNGSFKVVEQFRALVPQLRGRGIDADLDSLNEAIARFNFKVSLTLLEQIEQKLQLST
- a CDS encoding NitT/TauT family transport system substrate-binding protein: MIFGLILPSSPCQGGERITISVPGPRSLPYLPVDLIPKIGADQAEGVHLRILYTGGSAAALNNLNTRDTDFAVAGVPAQMSLRSNGGDVVLIAAVNDAPLFVLMVRSALKEQVKRIADLKGKVIGVHPSTSSSKTSSQQLAELLLRSDGVVPDAVHLVSAGQNWVEISALVISSAVDAIMGSEPFASRLLAEGHVFYLANLAESSTVTGIQGTHFLHAALATRNDMIAQTPKKVATMVRILKKTLAWISSHTPEQIVDALEITDPQEHDALVFSLKKYPNAFSRDGSFSNRQLQETDYFFHAGGEDNLQSLLVNSMIDDHWVGRNP
- a CDS encoding two-component system, chemotaxis family, response regulator WspR, translating into MSETKAGAKILVVDDEPNNLEVLGRLLSNDYQVLVATDGETGLALAVSQQPDLILLDVMMPELGGYAVCTRLKAEEATRDIPVIFVTAMSDTEHESEGFHAGGVDYVIKPVNPVTLRARVKTHLDLKHKNDLLRSLATLDALTGIANRRRLDEFLEKEWRRCVRAGTTPLSLILLDIDYFKDYNDYYGHQEGDRCLRRVAGLLQGTLERSTDLVARYGGEEFCCIMPETHLIGAIHLAEKIQRGILGLSILHKKSKVSPFLTVSMGVAVSVPEMTNTPAQLLEETDRRLYLAKQMGRNQFYYQDYDLPREAT